The following proteins come from a genomic window of Corallococcus sp. NCRR:
- a CDS encoding response regulator, which translates to MMRVLVVSPHAASRALLSRFLDAEPDVEVSATGEPDDAFASIKENKPALVVVDLRRPDEDHPLFLGLLRKRHPSLPVISLVPGRLRIFDGRSERVREAHGDTAEALHHLMGSVLQATRDLLAQHLLRMLRPPVGRA; encoded by the coding sequence CTGATGCGGGTCCTGGTCGTCAGCCCGCATGCGGCGTCTCGCGCGCTGCTCAGCCGCTTCCTGGACGCGGAGCCGGACGTGGAGGTGTCCGCCACGGGCGAGCCCGATGACGCCTTCGCCTCCATCAAGGAGAACAAGCCCGCGCTGGTGGTGGTGGACCTGCGCCGCCCGGACGAGGACCACCCGCTGTTCCTGGGGCTCTTGCGCAAGCGGCACCCGTCGCTGCCGGTCATCTCGCTGGTGCCCGGCCGGCTGCGCATCTTCGACGGCCGCTCCGAACGCGTGCGCGAAGCCCACGGCGACACCGCGGAGGCGCTGCATCACCTGATGGGCTCGGTGCTCCAGGCCACGCGCGACCTGCTGGCCCAGCACCTGCTGCGGATGTTGCGCCCGCCGGTGGGGCGGGCCTGA
- a CDS encoding hydrolase, producing MTFQPTEPFVPAPGIRGAHAQTIYASLVRPTRVPPLRRERKDLPDGDFVDLDTFDGPKGAPHVVVLHGLEGSSQAGYVTEVLRGAAKRGWGATAINFRSCSGEPNRLARAYHSGDTADTLLVMADVRERITGPMLAVGFSLGANVLCRLLEETGDQAPVVAAASISAPYDLDACCRKLDGGSGYHWLYRERFLRTLKSKARAKLQRFPGAFDGTRMEAARTIRGYDDVVTGPLHGFRDAEHYYREASSGPRLADIRRPTLLLSSADDPMLEAPVIPPSARDNPLLSVVLTEQGGHVGFVAGSVLRPYFWAEAQALTFFERVLAG from the coding sequence GTGACCTTCCAACCCACCGAGCCGTTCGTCCCCGCGCCAGGCATTCGCGGCGCGCACGCGCAGACCATCTACGCGTCGCTCGTGCGCCCCACGCGCGTGCCGCCGCTGCGCCGGGAGCGGAAGGACCTGCCGGACGGGGACTTCGTCGACCTGGACACCTTCGACGGGCCCAAGGGCGCGCCGCACGTGGTGGTGCTGCACGGCCTGGAGGGGTCCTCGCAGGCGGGCTACGTCACGGAGGTGCTGCGGGGCGCGGCGAAGCGCGGCTGGGGCGCCACGGCGATCAACTTCCGCTCGTGCAGCGGGGAGCCGAACCGGCTGGCCCGGGCGTACCACTCCGGGGACACGGCGGACACGCTGCTGGTGATGGCGGACGTGCGCGAGCGCATCACCGGACCGATGCTCGCGGTGGGCTTCTCCCTGGGCGCCAACGTGCTGTGCCGGCTGCTGGAGGAGACGGGCGATCAGGCGCCGGTCGTGGCCGCCGCGTCCATCAGCGCGCCGTACGACCTGGACGCGTGCTGCCGCAAGCTGGATGGCGGCAGCGGCTACCACTGGCTCTACCGCGAGCGGTTCCTGCGCACGCTCAAGAGCAAGGCCCGCGCGAAGTTGCAGCGCTTCCCGGGCGCGTTCGACGGGACCCGCATGGAGGCGGCGCGCACCATCCGGGGCTACGACGACGTGGTCACCGGGCCGCTGCATGGCTTCCGGGACGCGGAGCACTACTACCGGGAGGCGTCCTCGGGGCCCAGGCTCGCGGACATCCGCCGGCCCACGCTGCTCTTGAGCTCTGCGGATGATCCGATGCTGGAGGCGCCGGTGATTCCGCCTTCCGCGCGGGACAACCCGCTCCTCAGCGTGGTGCTGACCGAGCAGGGCGGCCACGTGGGCTTCGTCGCGGGCAGCGTGCTCCGTCCCTACTTCTGGGCGGAGGCGCAGGCGCTCACGTTCTTCGAGCGGGTGCTCGCCGGCTGA
- a CDS encoding outer membrane protein — protein MNALALLAAAALAAAPSSKKDNGGPLFIAPKVGFIKPVTSLGGDLFLGGEVGYLTPLLQRRLALVLEVNYHRPSTSGTLRGPQLDNLGQPIEAPYTLAEREVAIQLSAVFRFPRALGPLTPYVGAGPGLYLHRATVESFDSTASESSGGLGFQALAGAELPLGPGGVFLEAKYHFSTVGFLTTGDVNAGAVLAALGYRLRL, from the coding sequence ATGAACGCCCTCGCCCTGCTCGCGGCCGCGGCGCTGGCCGCCGCCCCCTCCTCCAAGAAGGACAACGGAGGCCCCCTCTTCATCGCGCCCAAGGTGGGCTTCATCAAGCCCGTCACGTCGCTCGGCGGCGACCTCTTCCTGGGCGGCGAGGTGGGCTACCTCACGCCCCTCCTCCAGCGGCGCCTCGCGCTGGTGCTGGAGGTGAACTACCACCGGCCCTCCACGTCGGGGACGCTGCGCGGGCCCCAGTTGGACAACCTGGGCCAGCCCATCGAAGCGCCGTACACGCTCGCCGAGCGCGAGGTGGCCATCCAGTTGTCCGCCGTGTTCCGCTTCCCCCGCGCGCTCGGGCCGCTCACGCCCTACGTGGGCGCGGGCCCCGGCCTGTACCTGCACCGCGCGACGGTGGAGTCGTTCGACAGCACCGCGTCGGAGAGCAGCGGCGGGCTGGGCTTCCAGGCGCTCGCGGGCGCGGAGCTGCCGCTGGGGCCGGGCGGCGTCTTCCTGGAGGCGAAGTACCACTTCTCCACGGTGGGCTTCCTCACCACCGGCGACGTGAACGCGGGCGCGGTGCTCGCGGCCCTGGGCTACCGGCTGCGGCTGTAA